The Sphingomonas aliaeris genome segment ATTGTACGTGCCCAGCAGGATCGTGTCGCGGCCCGCGATTACCGCTTCGGTCGGCGACTTGACCCGTTCCATCACGATCGCGAACGGGTCCGTCACGCCGGTATCGATCAGCGCCTTGCGCTCGGCGATCAACGCATCGAACTTCGACATCAGGTCGGTTTCTGGGGGCACGGCCACGGGGTCGACGGGCAGCTTCTCGGTCACAAGTCCGGCGTCGGTCATCCGCTCAACCCTTCAGCTTGGCGACCGCATCGACCAACTGGCCGACCGTTTCGATCTCCGCCTGCATGTTCATCGTTATGATAATGTCGAACTCGTCTTCGATCGCAGCGACGAAATCCATCACGGTCAGGCTGTCCCATTCCAGATTGCCCTGGAACGTGGTAGCATCGGTAATCTCGACGCCCTTCTTGTCGAAGGGTTCGATCTGGGCGGCGACGGTGTCGAAGATGGCGGTGCGGTCGGTCATGCAAAGTCCTTATCGGCTTGCCCCCGGCCTTGCCAAGGGATTGCGGCGGGAAGGGGGCGGGGTCAGCCGAGCAGGCCGTTCGCCCGGTACCAGTCGGCGGTCGCGGCGAGCCCGGCGCGCGTCGGAATTTCCGGCGTCCACAAAGCCTTGTCGGGCCGGTGCGCAGGGTCGATCGTCCAGTCCGGATGCACCATATAGCCCACCCGATCAGGCGTCAGTTTCGCTTTCGCACCCCGCACCATCCTGTCGATCCGCGCGGCGATCGACAGTGCCTTGGTCGGCAGCGCGAACGGCATCACCTTGCGTCCGACCGCCGCGCCCACCGCGCGGGCGAAGTCCTCGTGCGACCAGCCGCCGGGGACGCCGTCGTCGGGATCCAGGATGATGCGGCCCGGATCGTGATCGACCAAGGCGATCAGCAGCCGTGCGAGATCGTCGACATGGACGATCGACATTCGGCCCGGCGGCGGAAGCAGGGCAAGCCCCAGCCGCGCCATGCGGAACACGTCGCGCATCTCCATGTCGCCGGGACCATAGATCGCCGGAGGCCGGACGATCGTCCAATCCAGTTTCGATGCCCGGACCTCAGCCTCGGCAAGTTGCTTCGATTGTCCGTAATGGGAAAGCAAAGGCTTGCGCGCTGACAGCGAGGATACGTGCACGAACCGGCGCACCCCGGCCTGCTCCGCCGCCGCAACCATATTGGCCGTTCCACCCGCATTGCCGCGCAGGAAATCGGGCAGGCTGGGGGCGTTGACCACCCCTGCGACATGCACGACGGCGTCCGCGCCTTCCACCAGCCGCGCGAGGCTTTCGGTATCGTCGAGGCTACCCTCGACCCAAGCAATGCCATTCGCGTCCGGTTGGGGGCGGCGGGTCAACGCTCGCACGCCGTAACCGCGCGCCAAGGCGAGATCGATCAGCCGCTTGCCGATGAAGCCCGTGCCACCGGTGATCGCCAGCATGGTCACAGCATCGCCATATGGTTGCGATGCACCAGCGCACCCCGCGGCGCATAGCCGAGTATCTCTGCCAGCGCGCCGCTCCGCTGTCCCGTAATGCGAACCGCATCCGCCGCATCGTATTCCGCAAGCCCGCGTGCGAGCACTGCGCCGTCCGGACCCGCCACCGCAACCAGGTCGCCGCGCGCGAAGCTGCCCTCGATCCGCGTGGCGCCTGCCGCCAGCAGGCTGTTGCCTGCACGCAACGCCGCGACCGCGCCAGCATCGATATGCACCGTGCCGCGAGCGGTCAGTCCGCCCGCCAGCCACGCCTTGCGCGCCGGTGCGGATTTTTCCGCGACGAACAGCGTGTGCCGCGCGGCAGTCGATAGCGGTCGATCGATTCGTCCGCTGGCGATCGCAAGATGCGCGCCTGCCGCATTCGCGATGCGCGCCGCCGCGATCTTCGACACCATCCCGCCCGATCCCATGCCGGACGCCGATCCACGATCCGCCATCGCCTCGATGGTGCCGTCGATCCGCTGGATCCGGCCGATATGCTGTGCATCCGGCAGCGCGGGGTTGCGGTCGTACAATCCGTCCACGTCGCTCAACAAAACGACACCCTGCGCGCCCGCCGCCTGCGCTACCCGAGCCGCCAGGCGGTCATTGTCGCCAAAGCGGATTTCCTCGGTCGCGACGCTGTCATTTTCGTTCAGCACGGGCACCACACGCAGCCCCAACAGCCGGTCCAGCGTCGCGGCTGCATTCAAATACCGGCGACGGTCCTCCAGATCGTCCAGGGTGACCAGTATCTGCGCCGCCGTCAGTTCTTCGGCGCCGAGCGTTTCTGCCCAGACTTGACTCAAAGCGATCTGGCCCACCGCGGCGGCAGCTTGCGCATCCTCGAGGCTCGCCCGTCCGCCCTTTGCGAGCCCAAGGCGGCGCGCGCCAAGCGCGATAGCGCCCGAAGAGACGACCGCAACCTGCTGACCGGCTCGCGCGCGCGCAGCGATGTCGGCGGCGATCCCGGCCAACCAGTCGCGCCGCACGCCGCCGTCGGGATCGACAAGCAGCGCCGACCCGATCTTCACGATCAGCCGCGGACAGGATTCGGGCGGGAAGAGCGACATCAGACGATGCGGTAGCGCGTGGGCGCCAGTCGTGCCACTCGCTGCCCCACGGATCCGCAAGGGCGGCGGCGCGACCACGCGCCCGGACGCAAACCGATCAGACCGGCGACCAAGCGATCTCGTCCTCGCCTTCGTCGTCGGGACCCACCACGCCGCCCTTCGGCCCGATCGCTTCCAGCAACCGATCGAGCACCCAGTCCACGCCCGTTCCGGCCGCGCCCGAGATCGGAATGACCTCCGCACCGCTCGCCTCTTCCAGTTCGGCGGACAGCGCTGCGATCAGCTCGTCGTCCAGCGTATCGATCTTGTTGAGCGCGACGACCACCGGCTTGTCGATCAGCCCCCCGCCATACGCTTCCAGTTCGTCGCGCACGATGCGGTAGCTTTCGGCCACATCCTCGTCGTTCGCATCGACCAAGTGCAGCAGCACGCGGCACCGCTCGATATGTCCAAGGAACCGGTCGCCGATTCCGGCCCCTTCGGAGGCGCCCTCGATCAGGCCGGGAATGTCCGCGACGACGAACTCGTTATTCTTGTGCCGCACGACGCCAAGCTGCGGACGCGTGGTCGTGAAGGCATATTCGCCGACCTTCGCCTGTGCATTGGTGACCGCGTTGATGAACGTCGATTTGCCCGCATTGGGAAGCCCGACCAGCCCGGCATCGGCGAGCAGCTTCAGCCGCAGCCAGACCCACATTTCCTGTGAAGGCCAGCCCGTACCATGCTGGCGCGGCGTGCGATTGGTGCTAGTCTTGTAGCTCGCATTGCCGCGCCCGCCATCACCACCGCGCAGGAACACGACACGTTCGCCCGCCTCGGTGAAGTCGGCAAGGACCTCGTCCTTGTCTTCGCTCAGCACCTGCGTGCCGATAGGAACCTGGATCACCAGATCGTCGCCACCCGCGCCGGTCATGTTCGATCCCGCGCCGCCATGTCCGCGCGGCGCGCGGAAATGCTGCGTATAACGGAAATCGATCAGCGTATTCAGGCCGGGTACCGCGACGAACACGATGTCGCCGCCCTTGCCGCCATTGCCGCCGTTCGGCCCGCCATATTCGATGAACTTTTCGCGCCGGAAACTGACGGCCCCGGGGCCACCCGCGCCCGATCGAACGAAGATCTTTGCTTGGTCGAGAAAATGCATGGCGCTGCCTACCGCTTTAGCGCGGCTAAAGCGAGACCGAAGCGCGCTGCGCGCCCCTGCCTAAACCGCCGGCGAACTCAGATGCGACATCACCAGCGACTTCAACGCCAGTTCTCGCGCCGTCTCGCGCGGTAATCCCAGCGCCTTGGCCATCGGCCCGCCGAGCAACGCATCGCCCAGCGCGGTCAACACGAGTTGCAACGTCTCCTCGTGTATCGAAGACCGCCCCGGCTCGTGCCCCTCCGACAGATCATCGACCAACCGATGGATCGCTTCGAGAATCGGGTCTAGCGCGTCCTGGTTGCCGCTCAGGATCATCCAGCTCGCCATCGCGCCAGCGCCCCGCGCAAAGGCGTCGAACGTCATGTCGACCACTTCTCGCGGGTTCTGGTCGCCCGCGCGCGCGCGTTTCGCCGCCTCGCCGATCTGCGCGGTGATCGTATCCGCCAGGTGCGTGATCAGCGCCTTCTGCAGGTCAGCCGCCGACCCGAAATGGTGGAGCAGGTTGGCGTGCGTGCGACCGATCCGTGCGGCGACCGCCTTCAGCGTGACGGCCTGCGGGCCGCTTTCGACCAGCAGCGCACGCGCCGCCTCGATCGCGGCATCGCGGGACTGTTCGGGGGACAGGCGTTTGCGAATTGTTGACACTTTTGTCAGTAGAGCCTATTTACATCATTGTAAGTTAAACGATCGATAGTCCTTTCTGGAGGTTTCCGTGGCGAAAGCAACTACTCCCGCCGATCTGACGATCACGCCCCGCGATCTGCGCTTCGGGCGCGGCTCTGCGATTCGGCGCTGGTGGCTCAACGACGATCCTATCGCGACCGCCTTCTACAATGCCTTGTCGGTCACTTTTCCGAAGGGTGAGGGCTTTTTCGTCGATAGCGTTCGTAATTTTCGTGAAGGAACGCCGCCCCGCCTGCAGGCCGAAATCCAGGCTTTCATCAAGCAGGAAGTGATCCACACCCGTGAACACGTCGCGTTCAACCGCCATGTCGTCGACCAGGGCTATGACGTCGCGCCGCTGGAACGCGATGTCGATCGCGCGCTCGCGCTCACTAAGGGCAAGCCGCAGATTGCAAGCCTCGCTGCGACGATGGCGCTGGAACATTTTACCGCAATGCTGGCCCACGAATTGATCGCCAATCCGAAGCATCTCGCCGGCGGCGACGAACAGGCAGCGGCTTTGTGGCGCTGGCACGCCGCCGAGGAAATCGAGCATAAGGGCGTCGCCTACGACACGTGGATGCACGCGACGAGGGACTGGACCCGTTGGAAACGCTGGAAGATCAAGTCGATCGTCATGGTGGCGACGACGTTCAAGTTCTTCCAGGGCCGTCGCCGCGGCATGATCGAACTGTTGCGCCAGGACGGCCTGACCGGTCCGAAGGTCTGGGCGCGGATGGCGTGGTATGCGTTCGGCAACCCCGGCATGGCGCGCAAGATCCTCGGCGCGTGGATCGCTTTCTTTCTGCCCGGCTTCCACCCGTGGAAGCATGACGACCGCGAACTGATCGGTCTGGCGGAAAGCGATTATGCCGCGGCTATACTGCCGCGTGCGGCGAAGACGCCCGTACCGGCCTGATGGTCGTCGGGGAGGGCGTGCAAGGCGGCGCACCCGCGGGCCCTCATCCCCCCGTCATCCCCGCGCAGGCGGGGATCCATAAGCACGCTGTCTCGCCTTGAAGCGAAATGTTAGCCACTATGGATTCCCGCCTGCGCGGGAATGACGATCACAGGAAACGCAGCCTCGACAGGCGCTCGCCGAGCAGCTGCCAAGCACCCCGGCCACCCAGCCTCAAGCCGCCAGCAGTTCCTCGCAGCATCGCTCGACCTCAAGATCGAGCTCCATCATCACCGATGGCGCCAACCCGCCCCGCGCGAGCGAAGGACGCGGCTCGACACGCCCCGTCGGCCGGAAGCCAAGCTTCTCGAGAACACGACCGGACGCCGGATTGTCGACGAAATGGAACGCCGTGAGCCGCTTCAGCCGCAATGCATGGCGCGCGATCTCGATCACCTGCCGGCCCGCCTCGGTGGCGTAACCGCGCCCCCATGCGTCGGGCGTGACCCAATAGCCGAGATCATACTGGCCGAGCGTCTCGCCCGGCTGCAACCCGATCCCGCCAACGAGCCGCGGCGCGACGGTCGGCGATTCGAACATCAGGAAACCGGGGGCGTCGAACGGACGTGCCCGGGACAGGAACGCCTCCGCATCGCCAAGCCCATAAGGCCAGGGAACGCGCGCAAGCTTGTCCGCCACGTCGGCATGCCCGATCGCGCGGGTCAGTGCGGCGGCATCTTCCGGCCAGCCCGGCCGTAACGTCAATCTCTTCGTGCGAGCGAACATTGTCTACTCTCCTCGTCGCGACGCCGCCTAAGCACGTCGATGTGACGAACCGGCGACAGGGCAGGGGAGGGAGCAATAAAAAAGGGAGCCGGGGTGGACCCGTCTCCCTTGTTCGGACCGCTTGCGCGGACCCGGGTCACCCTGGTGGGCAACCCGTCCGGTTACCCGATGTTATTCGGCGGCAATCGCTGCCGGCATCTCGACCGAGCAGAACTTTCGGCCAAGCTTGCCCTGCTTGAACGTCACGCGACCTTCGGTCAGCGCGAACAGGGTGTGATCCTTGCCAATGCCGACATTGGTGCCGGGATAGAATTTGGTGCCGCGCTGACGCACGAGAATGTTGCCCGGAACGACCGATTCGCCACCGAACTTCTTGACGCCAAGGCGACGACCGGCCGAATCGCGACCGTTGCGCGATGAACCGCCTGCTTTCTTATGTGCCATCTCGAACTACTCCTTACGCCTGAGCGGCCGGGGCTTCTGCGCCCGTCGCTTCGGTTGCGGCCTTCTTGGGGGCGGCCTTCTTCTTCTCTTCCGAACCGATCGCCGTGATCTTCAGGATCGTGTGCTGCTGGCGATGGCCGTTCTTGCGGCGATAGTTATGCCGGCGCTTCTTCTTGAAGACGACGATCTTGTCGGCTTTCGCCTGGGCGATGATCTCGGCGGAGACGGTCAGCCCCTCGACCGACTTCAGTTCGGCGCCTTCGCCAGCGAGCAGAATGTCGCTGAACGAGATGGACGAACCTGCTTCGCCATCGAGCTTCTCGACGACGATCTTGTCTCCGGCGGCGACGCGGTATTGCTTGCCGCCTGTGCGCACGACTGCGAACATGGCCTTACATCACTTTCAAAATAACGAACCCCACGTCGAGCGAACCCGGCGCGGGAAAGAAGCGCCACCTATGCAAGGGGGGGCGTCGCTGTCAACCGATTCACGTCACGAAAGCGACGCAAATCGATCGATCGCATCCGCCTTCAATGCTTGTGCTGTGGCCGCAAAGTATACCGTCCGTCGGCATAATCCATGAACAGCCCGGATATCGCGGGATGATCGACCGGCTCGTCGCTATCGTCGGGAATCAGATCTCTGCTGGCTGACATAGGCGACATAGGTCGACTCCATGTTCTCCGCGAGCAGGTGATAGAAAGGCTGGTCCTTGCGCGGGCGCAGGTCGAGCGGGATCGCGTCATACCATTCCTCGGTATTGGCGAAGATCGGATCGACGTCGAAGATCACGCCGCGGAAATCGAACATGCGATGCCGCACGACTTCACCGATGCCGAATTGCGCGGTGGCGACCGGGGGCAGGGGGATTTCGGTGGACGCGGGGGTCATTGGGATATGGGCACGGGACATGCGCGTAATCTAATGCGCTTTCCGCGCGGCACAAGTTTCGTGGCGCGCCACGCTCGATGCGAGTTGCCTGCGATGTGAATGGCGGGGTTGCAAGGGCCGGGATAGTTCATTAGACGCCCGCCTTCATCGACCGGTGCCGGCCGCAGGATCATGTCCTTGGCTGCATCTTATGACCTCGCGGAGAGGTGGCAGAGTGGTCGAATGTACCGCACTCGAAATGCGGCGTGCCCTCACGGGTACCGTGGGTTCGAATCCCACCCTCTCCGCCACGGTATCGATTGAAGAACAGTGCCCGAAAGGCCCCAAGACGAATGGCGTATAAGGAACCGACCTTCCAGGATCGCGCGGCGCTCGCCGCCCAGGCGAAGCAGAAGGCGATCGAGAAGCTGAAGGCGAAGCCGCCGGTCGATCCGGCTGTCGCCGCCGCGCGCGCCGCCGCGCGCGAGGCCAAAGAAGCCGCCCTCGTCAAGAAGCGTGAGGAAAAGGCCGCTGCGATCGAGCAGGCCCGTTTGGACAAGATCGCCAAGGCCGAAGCCGCCGCCGCTGCGATCGAAGCCGAGAAGCAGCGCCTGATCGACGCAGACATCGCCGCCAAGGCCGCCCGCGACGCCCGCTACGCCGCCCGCAAGGCGAAGCGCTGATCGGTTCTGGGCCGACCTGATCGTCGGCAGCAGGAACCGCTGATATGTTTATCCCGTTCGTCCTGAGCTTGTCGAAGGACAGGCCCAGGGCACGCGCTTCGACAAGCTCAGCGTGAACGGTTGGGAACAGTGGTGCGATTGCCTCTTCAGGCGTCGTATAGGCATAATCGTACGCCCATCACGGCACGTTCCGCCGCAACTCCTCCAGAAACACCGCCGCCGTCCCGTCGGACGGAGCACGCCAGTCACCGCGGGGGGACAAGGCGCCGCCCGCCGACACTTTCGGTCCGTTCGGTATAGCCGACCGCTTGAACTGGCTGGTGACGAAGAACCGCACCAGAAACTTCTCCAGCCACGACACGATCGTCGGCAGATCATATTCCGCCCGCGCCGCTGCCGGGAAATTCTTCGGCCAGCGCCCCGCCGCCGCATCCGACCATGCATGCCAGGCGAGGAACGCGATCTTCGACGGCGCCAGCCCATGCCGGATCGTATAGTGCAGGAAGAAATCGTTCAGCGCATACGGGCCGATCTTGCTCTCCGTACTCTGGATTGCGCCGTCCGCCCCCGCCGGCACCAGTTCGGGAGAAATCTCGGTGCCTAGGATCGCTTCCAGCACCGCATCCGTCTCGCGGTCGAACTGGTCGGTCTGGACGCACCAGCGGATCAGGAACTGGATCAGCGTCTTGGGCACGCCTGCGTTCACGGCGTAGTGGCTCATCTGGTCGCCGACGCCATACGTACACCAGCCAAGGCCCAGCTCCGACAGGTCCCCGGTGCCCACCACCAGCCCGCCGCGCTGGTTGGCCAGCCGGAACAGATAGTCCGTCCGCAACCCCGCCTGAACATTCTCGAACGTCACGTCATAGGTCGGCTCGCCCGCCGCGAACGGGTGGCTCATATCGCCCAGCATCTGCCGCGCGGCCGGGCGGATATCGATCTCGTCGCCCGCAATTCCGAGCGCGCGCATCAATTTCCAAGCATTGCCCTTGGTATCGTCGCCGGTCGCGAATCCGGGCATCGTGAAGCCCAGGATATGATCGCGCGGCCGCCCCAGCCGGTCCATCACCTTCGCCGCGACGATCAGCGCATGCGTCGAGTCGAGCCCGCCGGATACTCCGATCACCAGCCGTTCCGCGCGGGCCGCGACGAAGCGCTTCAACAATCCTTCGACCTGGATATTGAACGCCTCGTAACAATCCTCGTCCAGCTTTTCCGGCGTGTTGGGCACGAACGGAAAGCGGCGGATCTCACGAAGCAAGCCGGTATCCGCAAAGTCCGGCTGATGCTCGAACGCGATCCGCCGGAACGCCTTTTCTGGATGGCCAGCAATCCGGGCGGCGTCGTTGAACGTGCCGTTGCGCATCCGCTCCTGCTCGATCCGCTCGACATCCACGTCGGCCGATATGATCTCGGGGTCGTGTCCGAAGCGATTCGATCGGCGATCAATTCACCCAGTTCGTGGATCGTGCCTTGCCCGTCCCATGCCAGGTCGGTCGTGCTCTCCCCCGGACCTGCGGCGGCATAGACATAGGCGCATGTCGCGCGCGCGCTTTGCGACGCCGACAGCATCATGCGCTCGCGCGACTTGCCGACCGTCACGTTCGATGCCGACAGGTTGCAGCAGATCAGCGCCCCCGCCAGCGCACCCATCGTCGATGGCGGGGTGGGGGCCCAATAATCCTCGCAGATTTCGGCATGGAATATGAACTGCTTCAGGTCGTCCGCCGCGAACAGCAGGTCGATGCCGAACGGCGCGGTCCGGCCCGCGACGGTGATCGTTTCCCCGGCAATCTCCGCGCCGGATGCGAACCAGCGTTTCTCGTAATATTCGCGGTAATTGGGCAGGAACGTCTTGGGAACGACGCCCAGGATGCGCCCGCGCGCGATCACCACGCAGCAATTGTACAGCCGCCCGTTCCTCGGCAGCGCGGCGCCCACCAGCAATACCGGCTTCAGCTTCGCGCTGGCGGTGACAACGGCTTCGATCGCCGCCTCGGTCGCCTGATGTTGCGCGGTCTGCAGGTGCAGGTCGTCGATCGCATAGGAAGTCAGGTTCAGTTCGGGAAAGACTAGCAGGTCCGCACCCGCCTCATGCCCACGTTCCGCAAGCGCGATCGTCGCGGCGGCATTGGCGGCGCAATCCCCGACGCTGGCCTGCGGCGTGCAGGCGCCGACGCGGATCAGGCCGTGGCTGTGGATCGAATGGAACGTGTGTGTCTTGGCCATGCACCGGGTCTAGCGCGCCGAAACAGGCGAGTCATCCGCCTGGATCAACCCGCCCCGGTTCCGTTCGCCCCGGATCCGTCAGCCCGCGATCAGCGCCCGCTGCCCAGCCGCGTCATCAGGATCGCCGCACGCTTCGCCTGCCGCCTGATGCTCGACAGATCCACCGTCTCGCCCGGCGCATGATCGCCGCGGCTTGCTGGCCCAAGCCCGATCAGCCCGTCCACGTCGTTCGCCACGAACGAAATGTCGCCCGCGCCACGCCGCAACGGGTCCAGCGGTTGCATCTCCGCCAAGCCCAGATCGGCATTCACCCCGTTCAGCTTGGCCAGCAACGCGCGATTACCCGCAGTCGGCGCCATCGCCGGATAGCCGCCTTGCTCGAACACGATCTCAGCATCCGTGCCGGGCGCGTGCTTCGCGACGATCGCGGTCATCTTCGCCTTGACGCGCGCGGTCTGCTCCTCCGACAGCGTACGGAAATCGCCGCGCGCGATGCCGGTGGACGGAATGACGTTGCTCTTGCCCGTCGCCGTCGCGCGAACGCCGTCCGCGTCCAGCGCAGCGGTCGCGCCACCGGCGACGATGCCCGTGTTGAACGTCAGGTTCGGCTCCGGCAATTCGTTCCGGAACGCGCCCAGGATGCGCGCCAGTTCGTTGATCGCCCCGTCGCCGTACGTCGCGTTGAAGATCAGCGACGAATGGCCCGTCTTGCCCTTGGTCGTCAGTGTCCAGCTGTTCGAGGATCGCCGAGCGATCGACCCCATGTCCTTGCCATCCTCGACGAACAGCCCTTCGAAATCGAGCGCCGCGTCGGCCCTTTTGCCCGCTGCGATCAGGTCCGCGCGCGCCACGTCGATCGGATCGCCCGAATCCTCCTCGTCGCCGGTCAGCACGATCTCGAAGTTCGCCGCATCCAGCGTTCCCGCCGCCTTCATCGCACGCAGGGCGGAGATCATCACGACCATCCCGCCCTTGTCGTCGCCGGCACCCGGGCCTTCCGCTTCCTCGCCGCGCCGGACGAATTTCTGGAACGGCGAATCCTTCTCGAACACCGTGTCCAGATGCCCGATCAGCAACAGCCGCTTGGCGCCCGCTTTGCCGGTCCGCGTCGCGATGATGTGTCCCGACCGCTTCGCCGCCGCCATCGGCTTCCACACGACGGTGAAGCCCAACGGTTCCAGTTCCGCCCGCACCATCCGTCCGACCGCCTCGACCCCCGCGAAATTCATCGATCCCGAATTCTGGTCCACCAGTCGCTGCAACAACGCCACCGACCGCCCATATTCGGCATCCACCGTCTTCGCCATCACCGCCTCGGGCGCGGACAGCTTCGCCTGCGCGGGTGAAATCGCGATGATCGACATCGCGGCGATCGAAAGCGGAATCCTCATCGGCAACGGCCTCCTGAAAGCGGAAAGGAATGGCGCGCCCGGAGGGAGTCGAACCCCCGACCGAGGAGGTAGAAGCTCCTTGCTCTATCCAACTGAGCTACGGGCGCGCACGGATGCTCGTTTAGCGCGGATTGCGGGCGCGCGAAACCGGCTTCATAGTCGCTTTCGAAGACCACGGGGGAAGCGGACGTGCCGGCACCGATCAACGCGCGCCATCTGGCGACCGCCAATCTGCGCTATTTCGATTTCGTCATGGCCGCGTTCGTCGCGATCATCCTTCTGTCGAACGTCATCGGTGCGGGCAAGGTCGCGCAAATCTGGCTCCCCGGAATTGGATACTGGCCGTTCGGCGCGGGCATACTCTTCTTCCCCGTTTCCTACGTCATCGGCGACGTCCTGACCGAAGTCTATGGCTATGCCCGCGCACGCCGCGTCATCTGGGCCGGGTCGATCGCGGTGCTGTTCATGGCATTCATGTCATGGGTCGTGGTCGAACTGCCGCCCGCGCCCGACTGGGGCAATCAGGCGGCGTACGAGACGATCTTCGGACAGGTGCCGCGCATCGTCTTCGCCTCGCTCTGCGCCTTCTGGGCGGGCGAGTTCGTCAACTCCTACGTTCTCGCCCGGATGAAGCTGTGGACCGGCGGCAAGCATCTGTGGAGCCGCACGATCGGGTCGACGATCGCGGGGCAGGGCGTCGACAGCCTGATCTTCTACCCGCTCGCCTTCCTCTATGCCGATGGCTGGACCACCGACCTCGTGCTGAAGGTGCTGGTCACGCAATGGGTGCTGAAGGTCGGCTGGGAAGTGTTGCTGACGCCGCTGACCTATATCGTCGTCGGCTTCCTGAAGCGCCGCGAGGGCCTCGACGTCTATGACGAAGGCACCGATTTCACGCCGTTCCGGACGCAGGTGTGAGCGCGCTCCAGACGGTCAAGCTGTGGCTGGTCCAGCACATGCACCTCGCCAAGGATGCGCTGCACATCTATGTCGCGCTGACCTTGTTCTTCGGGTCTGCGCTGCTGTTCGGATGGCGCCTGCGCAGTTGGGGTCCCTGGCTGGTCGTCGCCGTGGCGGCGGTGGCCGGTGAACTATGGGATATCAGCGACCGTCATTCGGGCCACATACCGCAGAATTACGGCGCGAACCTGCATGATGTCTGGAATACTCTGTTCTGGCCGAGCGTTATCCTGTTGCTCGCGCGCAGGACCAAGCTGTTCGGCGGGCGCTAGGTCGATAAGCCGTTACGCCGGATCACGCTTTCGCCGTTTGCCCCAGATTGCGAACGGGCGCCTGCACGGATGGGCGCGACCGGTGGGACAGGACTTAGGCCGAAACCAGTCCCAGCAACCCCTCGAACAGCCCACGCCCGTCGGCTCCGCCATGCGCGGTCTCGATCCGGCGCTCCGGGTGCGGCATCATGCCCAGCACATTGCCCTTCGCGTTCAGCACGCCCGCAATGTTGCGCGCCGATCCGTTGACCGGCTCGCCATAACGAAACGCAACGCGGCCTTCGCCTTCCAGCCGGTCGAGCGTCGCATCGTCGGCGAAGTAATTGCCGTCGTGATGCGCGACCGGCACGGAGATCGTCTGTCCCTTGGCATAGCGCCCCGTGAACATGCTGTCGGCATTCTCGACCACCAAAGGCACGTCGCGGCAGACGAAATCGATCCCCGCATTGCGCATCAGCGCGCCTGGCAGCATCCCCGCTTCGGTCAGCACCTGGAACCCGTTGCAGACACCCAGCACAGCGACACCGCGCTCCGCCGCATCCGCCACCGCGCGCATGATCGGGGACCGCGCCGCCATCGCGCCGGATCGCAGATAGTCGCCATAGGAAAACCCGCCCGGCACGCCGATCAGGTCGAGGCCCTCGGGCAACTCGCTATCGCCGTGCCACACCATCGCTGGCGCGATACCGCCGATATCGCGGATCGCCACCGCGAGAT includes the following:
- a CDS encoding DUF6481 family protein translates to MAYKEPTFQDRAALAAQAKQKAIEKLKAKPPVDPAVAAARAAAREAKEAALVKKREEKAAAIEQARLDKIAKAEAAAAAIEAEKQRLIDADIAAKAARDARYAARKAKR
- a CDS encoding M20/M25/M40 family metallo-hydrolase, whose product is MRIPLSIAAMSIIAISPAQAKLSAPEAVMAKTVDAEYGRSVALLQRLVDQNSGSMNFAGVEAVGRMVRAELEPLGFTVVWKPMAAAKRSGHIIATRTGKAGAKRLLLIGHLDTVFEKDSPFQKFVRRGEEAEGPGAGDDKGGMVVMISALRAMKAAGTLDAANFEIVLTGDEEDSGDPIDVARADLIAAGKRADAALDFEGLFVEDGKDMGSIARRSSNSWTLTTKGKTGHSSLIFNATYGDGAINELARILGAFRNELPEPNLTFNTGIVAGGATAALDADGVRATATGKSNVIPSTGIARGDFRTLSEEQTARVKAKMTAIVAKHAPGTDAEIVFEQGGYPAMAPTAGNRALLAKLNGVNADLGLAEMQPLDPLRRGAGDISFVANDVDGLIGLGPASRGDHAPGETVDLSSIRRQAKRAAILMTRLGSGR
- a CDS encoding queuosine precursor transporter — protein: MPAPINARHLATANLRYFDFVMAAFVAIILLSNVIGAGKVAQIWLPGIGYWPFGAGILFFPVSYVIGDVLTEVYGYARARRVIWAGSIAVLFMAFMSWVVVELPPAPDWGNQAAYETIFGQVPRIVFASLCAFWAGEFVNSYVLARMKLWTGGKHLWSRTIGSTIAGQGVDSLIFYPLAFLYADGWTTDLVLKVLVTQWVLKVGWEVLLTPLTYIVVGFLKRREGLDVYDEGTDFTPFRTQV
- the purQ gene encoding phosphoribosylformylglycinamidine synthase subunit PurQ; amino-acid sequence: MKAAVIVFPGSNCDRDLAVAIRDIGGIAPAMVWHGDSELPEGLDLIGVPGGFSYGDYLRSGAMAARSPIMRAVADAAERGVAVLGVCNGFQVLTEAGMLPGALMRNAGIDFVCRDVPLVVENADSMFTGRYAKGQTISVPVAHHDGNYFADDATLDRLEGEGRVAFRYGEPVNGSARNIAGVLNAKGNVLGMMPHPERRIETAHGGADGRGLFEGLLGLVSA